In Neisseria perflava, the DNA window CTTTCTTCATGTAGCGACAAACTGTTTCTGCCTGTTTGCCGTACAACACAACATTAAACCATTCGATTCGTTCACGTTGCTCGTTACTGGCTTTATCACGCCATTTTTCTGTATAGGCGAGTGAAATACTGCTTACAGGCGTTTGATTGGGCAGATAACGCAATTCCGGGTCTTTTCCCAAATTACCCATTACTTCAATACGGTTTAGGTATGGCATATTTCTTCCTTAAACTCGGCCACGCATGGCATAAAATTTTTCAACCGGGTCAAAATACAGTTCGGTCATATGAGTCTTTTCAAAATAGGCAACAACATCAATACTGGATTTAACCGAGTTGAGGATATAGTCGTAATCCATTGTCCGGCCGGTTGCCGATTCTTTCGCCAGTTGGGCGATTCGGTAATGGACGCTCCGTGCATCATTAGCATGGACGGACATTAGGCCGCCCGGGTGGCCTGTATTTAAGAGCGAGATATAATCCCAAGCCTCGTCGCCACGCAGCTCAGTCAGGAAAACACGGTCGGGTTTTAAACGCATACAGGCGGCAATCAGCATTTTTGCCGTGATGTGCCCCTTGTAGAACAGATGGGCGTGGTTGGGATGTTTGGGCAAATCCAGTTCGTGTGTGTCCTCCAGTGTGATGATGCGGGTTTCTGGCGGAACAAGGTCGGATAGGGCTTTGGTAAACGTCGTCTTGCCGGAGCCGGTGCCGCCTACCATACATATGTTAAGTTTGTGTTTGATGGCTAAAGCAAAAAAGGCATTCATATTGCGGTTTGCCTTGTGTTCCAGCATCTCATATTGCCAGGGCTGGAGCTGCACATCGTTCGGCAGCTTCATCTTGTCAGAAATATCCCGATAAAATTTGCTGTCCATCTCCATTTCGCCAAGATTGAGATCGTCTGAAACCCCATAGGCAGATACGTCGTGGAAGCGATTAACGCGTTCCGTATTGATATAGTCGTCCAACGAAAAGCGTGTCTGCGACGGTTTGCGGAAGGCATAGACGATGGTTTTGTCTTCGCAGGACGGCGGTATCATGATGTGGCCGCGTTCGCCGTCAGGCAGAGTAACGGAGTGGATAGGTTGCTCCATACTGATGTGTTTGCTGTTATAGGTACATAACGCGGTAGCAAGCTGAGTCAAAATTGGCAGTGTCAGCCGGTCGTCTTCAATTCGCTCAAAACCGGCCGAGGTTTCCAAAAAGACTTCGCGTTCGCGGTTAATCAGTACTTCGGTTACGCCTTCCCGGTTGAGATAGTCGTCCAAACCTGTTTTGGCCATCAAGTTGCGGACAACCGCATCTGAATGGATAGATGCCTGCCCGTGAAAAGTTGTCGGGTTTTGTGTCATTTGGAATTAGGCTTTCATAAAAAAACCTGCCCCCGGAGGGGCAGGCCGTCTGAATCAGTATCCGTAAGGATTAACCAACTCATATACTTTGCTGAAATCAACATCCCGGGCAACCATGATGTTAATCAGTGAGCCCTGATTAATCGTACCGGTTGGCGGAATATTGATACTGTTTTTCAAGGCTTCGGTTGCCATCTGTTGCGCGGCCTCGCTCGTATTTTCATACGAGATGTGATTATTATTGCCCGAAGTTCGATTTTGGCGATTACCAACAGCATCACCAATATCACCAATCAAGCTAATCATAATAGAACCGCCGAAACGTTTCCAAAAATGGTATTTAACATAAGCAGCATGACCACTTTCACCCAAAGCCCCTGCACCTGGACTCGCTAGTGGCACTTTTACGCCAGTCGGCGTTTCCAGCTCATTCCATAACACGAAGACTCGTGCTTGTCCTTGCAACAAGGCGGAAGTTTGTTCACCGATGATTTTACTGCCACGTTCGATCAGAAGGGTTTGTCCATTAGCGGAATATACATCTTTCGATACGATACACCGAGTAAATCCAGGCTGGGTTGTTACGATCTTGGTATCCAATCCGCAAGGGATATTCGTTCCTTTGGCCAGCAGATATGTCAAATCTCCACGTTGTTGTGCTTGGGCTGAAGCCGTTACAGTCGCATTCAGTCGCAAACCAAAACTGCCCCCACCTCCCTGTGTAGCACCACCTCCATCCTCACCCCCAAAGAAACTTGGAGGGCTACCTGTATTCAGTTGTGCGCTACTTTCAGATGAAGTGCTGCCCAAGTCAGAGATACTACTATCGAACTTAACTAAAACATTACCACTCATTTTGCGGTCTTTAGGGGTTTGAGAAGGCGTAGTTTCAGATGGTGTGGCTTGAACAGTGCTATCGTAGGGTACTTGCTCCACCGTTTGAACAGTGGGTTGAACTGCACCCGTTTGGACTTGTGAAGCCACTTCCGGTTGAGGCTCGGAAGCACCCTCATCCGGAACGGGATCTGAAGCGGCTTGTTGATCCATCAGAGCAATTTCCGCTTTATCCTGGGCAAAGTTTTTACTCCCTGTTACTTCAGGAGCAGAAGCAATCTTTGGTTGAGAATCTTCCGCTTCTTCATCCCCACCTGTCATCCCGATCAGTCCCGATACGATGACACCTACCGCAAGAATGCCTACTCCTGCTAAAGCGACCTTACGCATATTATTAGGTGTAGCAGTATTTAGATTCAGTGGTATGCCGGGTTCGATTTTATCGTTCTGAACAGATTGGGATAGGGCTTCAGGCTTTGTAAAATCACCGTTTTCTACGGTATTAGGCTTAGTTTTTCGTTTGAATTTGTCGAAGAATTTCATCTGCCTTCCTTCTCTCTACTAATACGGACAAAATCATGATTGCCGGTGCCGGTTCGATTAAACGTGCCTTGTTCATCGAAGCTACGATTTTCCAAACCAAGCACAGATTTTCCGAGGCGCAAAACAAAATGTTTTGCAGTTTCATGGATTACCACGGTATCGCCCTCCACATGGCTGTTAAGCAACATTTCTGTACCGTCAGCCATAACTTTGTAAATCAGTGGCAGTTCTCGACCGTTATCAAAGCTGAAATAAGTAAAGCGGCCATTATCGTAGGCCGCTGTCGGTGCTAGTGCTTTATTGCCCTTACCCCAATAGTTGTAATTGTGCTGAACACTGGATCGATGCCTTGTTCCTTTGATTTTTTCCAAAGCCTTAGCCTGTTTCTGAGCTTCGGCACGCGCTTTATATTCCGCAGTATCAGGATAGACAAATCGAAGTAAATAAGTCGGCTTTTGAACATATTTGCCATTTTTCTTGCCGGTTAGCGACAAATCGAAGGCATATGTTCGTTTTTTGTTAGTTGTAATCAACATATTTGTGGCTGGAGCGGAAGCAACCGGCTTCATATAGAGATTGTTACCTCGAACTGCCAAATTCCAGGCTTCTGTATCACCCATACCCAAGCCGCTTGTATCACCAGTCAGCAATTCACCATCTTCAAGTTGGATTAAAACAGCTTCTCCAATACGAGCATGAACATGAATAACATCATCGGGATTGTACACAACGGTTTGGATGCGGCCGTCTTTAGCCGACCCTTTGGGAACAGATACCGCTCCGGATACAGCAGGTAAAAGTCCCATCAGCAGTAATGCTGTCAGTTTCATTTTTACATTCATCGTTAACCCTTTCTGTTATGACGCAGTTTCCGGATCGACGCGATAACTTTTGACAATAAAGCCCAATGGATTGATACGGCGGGCTTCCTCACTCATAGGCTGGTTCGCATATTCGTAGCCGATAGTTGCGATCATGTTTTGAACAGGAATTTCCTGATTTAAATCTCCCGAAATCGGTACCATACGTTTTTCAAAACGGACTTGCGCTGTACTACCAATAAAAGTCACGGCTTTTACTTTGGCGACTACC includes these proteins:
- a CDS encoding single-stranded DNA-binding protein, whose translation is MPYLNRIEVMGNLGKDPELRYLPNQTPVSSISLAYTEKWRDKASNEQRERIEWFNVVLYGKQAETVCRYMKKGDCLWVAGKLQSRRYEHHGVEKTVYEIMAGEIQIIHTKNQNETVSGLEYL
- a CDS encoding ATPase, T2SS/T4P/T4SS family — translated: MTQNPTTFHGQASIHSDAVVRNLMAKTGLDDYLNREGVTEVLINREREVFLETSAGFERIEDDRLTLPILTQLATALCTYNSKHISMEQPIHSVTLPDGERGHIMIPPSCEDKTIVYAFRKPSQTRFSLDDYINTERVNRFHDVSAYGVSDDLNLGEMEMDSKFYRDISDKMKLPNDVQLQPWQYEMLEHKANRNMNAFFALAIKHKLNICMVGGTGSGKTTFTKALSDLVPPETRIITLEDTHELDLPKHPNHAHLFYKGHITAKMLIAACMRLKPDRVFLTELRGDEAWDYISLLNTGHPGGLMSVHANDARSVHYRIAQLAKESATGRTMDYDYILNSVKSSIDVVAYFEKTHMTELYFDPVEKFYAMRGRV
- the virB10 gene encoding type IV secretion system protein VirB10; translation: MKFFDKFKRKTKPNTVENGDFTKPEALSQSVQNDKIEPGIPLNLNTATPNNMRKVALAGVGILAVGVIVSGLIGMTGGDEEAEDSQPKIASAPEVTGSKNFAQDKAEIALMDQQAASDPVPDEGASEPQPEVASQVQTGAVQPTVQTVEQVPYDSTVQATPSETTPSQTPKDRKMSGNVLVKFDSSISDLGSTSSESSAQLNTGSPPSFFGGEDGGGATQGGGGSFGLRLNATVTASAQAQQRGDLTYLLAKGTNIPCGLDTKIVTTQPGFTRCIVSKDVYSANGQTLLIERGSKIIGEQTSALLQGQARVFVLWNELETPTGVKVPLASPGAGALGESGHAAYVKYHFWKRFGGSIMISLIGDIGDAVGNRQNRTSGNNNHISYENTSEAAQQMATEALKNSINIPPTGTINQGSLINIMVARDVDFSKVYELVNPYGY
- the virB9 gene encoding P-type conjugative transfer protein VirB9 produces the protein MKLTALLLMGLLPAVSGAVSVPKGSAKDGRIQTVVYNPDDVIHVHARIGEAVLIQLEDGELLTGDTSGLGMGDTEAWNLAVRGNNLYMKPVASAPATNMLITTNKKRTYAFDLSLTGKKNGKYVQKPTYLLRFVYPDTAEYKARAEAQKQAKALEKIKGTRHRSSVQHNYNYWGKGNKALAPTAAYDNGRFTYFSFDNGRELPLIYKVMADGTEMLLNSHVEGDTVVIHETAKHFVLRLGKSVLGLENRSFDEQGTFNRTGTGNHDFVRISREKEGR